The following coding sequences lie in one Methanohalophilus levihalophilus genomic window:
- a CDS encoding cryptochrome/photolyase family protein, producing the protein MGKYAKSLFVFRRDFRVDDNTGLISALQNSEEVIPCFIFDPGQTEKNRYFSRNAFQFMGESLLDLEVQLESREGKLHIFQGKAHDVIGQLIENQQIEAVFVNRDYTPFSSKRDSLIEEVCNKHQVGFFASPDILLNEPEDIATKDGKKYSVFTPFFKASRSFPVEYPSMVESGNFFKGNIKGEDRGILKHILKDRNENLYSKGGRENGLEILDNPKRFENYQDERDYPALDATTGLSAHNKFGTVSIREVYHCLADEFGKNHPLITQLYWRDFFTHLAYNNPHVFGHSFRKKYDSLKWIDDKDSFRKWCEGKTGFPIVDAGMRQLNTTGYMHNRVRMIAASFLVKDLHIDWRWGERYFAQHLVDYDPCVNNGNWQWAASTGADSQPYFRIFNPWLQQTKFDKDCEYIKTWVPELADVDPKRIHRLGHDEKHRIPDYPAPIVDHSREREQSLFMFKSA; encoded by the coding sequence GTGGGGAAATATGCGAAATCACTTTTTGTTTTCAGGCGCGACTTCCGTGTGGATGATAATACCGGTTTGATAAGTGCCCTGCAAAATTCAGAGGAAGTAATTCCATGCTTCATATTTGATCCGGGACAGACTGAAAAGAACCGATATTTCAGCAGGAATGCATTCCAGTTCATGGGGGAATCACTGCTGGATCTTGAGGTTCAACTTGAAAGCAGGGAAGGCAAATTACACATTTTTCAGGGGAAGGCACATGATGTCATTGGACAACTGATTGAAAATCAGCAAATAGAAGCCGTATTTGTAAACAGGGACTATACTCCTTTCAGTAGCAAAAGAGATTCTCTGATTGAAGAAGTGTGCAATAAGCATCAGGTAGGCTTTTTTGCGAGTCCCGATATTCTTCTCAATGAACCTGAAGACATAGCGACTAAAGACGGAAAAAAGTATTCTGTTTTCACTCCTTTCTTCAAAGCATCACGCAGCTTTCCTGTTGAGTATCCTTCCATGGTGGAATCAGGAAACTTTTTCAAAGGCAATATAAAAGGTGAGGATCGAGGTATCCTGAAACACATTCTGAAAGATCGTAATGAAAACCTTTACTCAAAGGGTGGCCGGGAAAACGGATTAGAGATCCTCGACAATCCGAAGCGTTTTGAAAACTATCAGGATGAAAGAGATTATCCTGCACTTGACGCTACCACCGGGCTTTCGGCTCACAATAAATTCGGCACGGTTTCTATCAGGGAAGTCTATCATTGCCTAGCTGATGAGTTTGGTAAAAATCATCCACTGATTACCCAGCTCTACTGGCGTGATTTTTTCACCCACCTTGCTTACAACAATCCGCATGTGTTCGGCCATTCGTTCAGGAAAAAATACGATTCATTGAAATGGATTGATGATAAGGACAGCTTCAGGAAATGGTGTGAAGGAAAAACGGGTTTCCCGATAGTTGATGCCGGAATGAGGCAGTTGAACACCACCGGCTACATGCACAACCGGGTAAGGATGATTGCAGCATCTTTTCTTGTAAAGGACTTGCACATCGACTGGAGGTGGGGGGAGCGCTATTTTGCCCAACATCTTGTTGATTACGATCCCTGCGTAAACAACGGCAACTGGCAATGGGCAGCATCCACAGGTGCGGATTCCCAGCCATACTTCCGAATTTTCAATCCATGGCTGCAGCAAACAAAGTTCGATAAAGATTGTGAATACATCAAAACATGGGTTCCTGAACTGGCGGATGTTGATCCAAAGCGTATTCACAGGCTTGGGCATGATGAAAAACATCGCATTCCGGATTATCCGGCACCGATTGTTGATCACAGCAGGGAGAGGGAACAGTCCTTATTCATGTTTAAATCAGCATAA
- a CDS encoding zinc ribbon-containing protein gives MVYKCGEKPGKGTYICLVCGTKVTLDDDDDVLPPCPTCGNCEYKKE, from the coding sequence ATGGTTTACAAATGCGGGGAAAAACCCGGAAAAGGAACATATATCTGTTTGGTGTGTGGCACAAAAGTAACGCTTGATGACGATGATGATGTTTTGCCACCATGCCCGACATGTGGAAATTGTGAATACAAAAAGGAATAA
- a CDS encoding TIR domain-containing protein gives MQNNNGLKVFLSYSHKDNEPNSPHIDNFLNHIAPLKAEGLIDEWYDGNILSGEYQQQIDQKLENADIICLFVSANFLSSENCRIEKEKALELRCKRMVSVLPIILSPCGWLDNKGISDLLATPKDGKPVSDFSNSDQAWHEVYTRLKNIAMNELKIKHLALKDDFKNFLQDTEMLTKANSKKEKLFLDDIFVPVELEKYVDYKVDEKVSSDLLVDNLLECKRIIISGEAQSGKTTLCKKIYSDLRDLNLIPVYISDKRNRFVGKIENFISASLDEQYENFENIEIDKNRIIPIVDDFHYAKNKEKHIDNLLNYTHSILVVDDIFGLNIEDETLISSFANFRIKELKPSLRYGLVKKWVSLSDNDIVTDYQSIDKHTGLINSTLGKNIGKGIMPAYPFFILSTILAYETFSISLDQEITSQGYCYQAFIYFYLRRNGVKNDEIDIYINFLTELAYHIHEENKEELSPEDFAQFMVSYQETYNLPIKEEIVLSNLSEIVSIDSFRNYSFRYPYFYYYFVAKYLSDHIDDTKVIEEIKRILNNLHQNKNAYISIFLTHHSKNNRIFEEIEGVALSLFKKYRPATLTKKETKFFDAQAHNIVKAVLPPSNNNPEKERMELLTLQDELEQSNESVEQSDEFPENDNFAIELRRAVKTVEVMGCIIKNRAGSLKKAELEKLFEDGMDIHLRVLSAFFDLIKDETNQNEIVDFIAERMDHLEEIKDTHNKPNLEEKKEMANKLFWNINYFVVCGFIEKIIHSLGSDKLLEIVKKVCDEVDTPASFLVKHGILMEYNKNVRISEIAGKNNEDSFSAIAKKAIRLMVINYCTLNRITYADRQRLNSQLGISSKITIPEQTHEG, from the coding sequence ATGCAAAATAATAATGGATTGAAGGTTTTCCTTAGCTATTCGCACAAAGACAATGAACCCAATTCTCCACATATTGACAATTTCCTAAACCATATCGCTCCCCTCAAAGCAGAAGGGCTAATAGATGAATGGTATGATGGAAATATATTATCTGGCGAGTACCAACAACAAATTGATCAAAAATTGGAGAATGCAGATATTATTTGTTTATTTGTGTCGGCGAATTTTCTGAGCTCTGAAAATTGCAGAATCGAAAAAGAAAAAGCTCTCGAGTTAAGATGCAAAAGGATGGTTTCGGTACTTCCAATCATTTTATCCCCATGTGGATGGCTAGATAACAAAGGGATTTCAGATTTATTAGCAACTCCTAAAGATGGAAAACCGGTTTCAGATTTTTCAAACTCAGATCAGGCATGGCATGAAGTGTACACTCGATTAAAAAATATAGCTATGAATGAACTGAAAATAAAGCATCTTGCATTAAAAGATGATTTCAAAAATTTCTTGCAAGATACTGAGATGCTAACAAAAGCAAACTCAAAAAAGGAAAAACTCTTCTTGGATGATATTTTTGTTCCAGTTGAATTAGAAAAGTATGTTGATTATAAGGTAGATGAAAAAGTTAGTTCTGATTTATTAGTAGACAACCTATTAGAATGCAAAAGGATCATCATATCTGGAGAAGCCCAATCAGGCAAGACAACTTTGTGTAAGAAAATATACTCAGATCTTAGGGATTTGAACCTTATTCCTGTTTATATTTCTGACAAAAGGAATAGATTTGTAGGTAAAATCGAAAATTTCATCTCCGCTTCATTAGATGAACAATATGAGAATTTTGAGAATATTGAAATTGACAAGAATAGAATAATTCCAATAGTAGATGATTTTCACTATGCCAAAAACAAGGAAAAACATATTGATAATTTATTGAATTATACACACTCCATCCTAGTTGTCGACGATATTTTCGGATTGAACATTGAAGATGAAACGCTGATTTCCTCATTTGCAAACTTTAGGATAAAAGAATTAAAACCTTCTCTGAGATATGGATTGGTCAAAAAATGGGTAAGTTTGTCAGATAACGATATTGTTACCGATTATCAAAGTATTGACAAGCACACGGGACTTATCAATTCCACCTTAGGCAAAAACATTGGAAAAGGAATCATGCCTGCATACCCTTTCTTCATACTATCAACTATACTTGCATACGAAACATTTTCAATTTCTCTTGACCAAGAAATAACCTCGCAAGGTTACTGCTATCAAGCGTTTATATATTTCTATTTAAGAAGAAATGGTGTGAAAAACGATGAAATTGATATTTATATTAATTTTTTAACCGAGCTGGCATACCACATTCACGAAGAAAATAAAGAAGAACTAAGTCCTGAAGACTTTGCTCAGTTTATGGTTTCATATCAAGAAACTTATAATCTTCCAATAAAAGAAGAGATTGTACTTTCCAACCTAAGCGAAATTGTGTCAATTGATAGTTTCAGAAATTATTCATTTAGATACCCATATTTCTATTATTACTTTGTTGCCAAATATCTTTCAGATCACATCGATGATACAAAGGTGATAGAAGAAATTAAAAGAATACTAAACAATCTCCATCAAAACAAAAATGCATACATATCTATTTTTCTAACCCACCACTCCAAAAATAATAGAATATTTGAGGAAATAGAAGGTGTGGCACTTTCGCTATTTAAAAAATATAGGCCTGCAACATTAACAAAAAAAGAGACCAAATTTTTCGATGCTCAAGCACATAATATCGTAAAAGCAGTCTTACCACCATCTAATAATAATCCCGAAAAGGAAAGAATGGAGCTGCTAACCCTTCAGGACGAACTCGAACAATCCAATGAAAGCGTAGAACAGAGTGATGAATTCCCTGAAAATGATAATTTCGCTATCGAATTAAGGAGAGCTGTAAAAACAGTAGAAGTGATGGGATGTATCATAAAAAATAGGGCGGGTTCACTGAAAAAAGCAGAGCTAGAGAAATTATTTGAAGACGGAATGGATATCCACTTGAGAGTTTTATCAGCTTTCTTTGATTTAATTAAAGACGAGACAAATCAAAATGAAATTGTGGATTTTATAGCTGAGCGGATGGATCATCTAGAAGAAATCAAGGATACGCACAACAAACCAAATCTAGAAGAAAAAAAGGAGATGGCTAATAAACTATTTTGGAACATTAACTATTTTGTTGTATGTGGATTTATTGAAAAAATAATTCATTCACTAGGATCTGACAAATTGCTTGAAATTGTTAAAAAGGTTTGCGATGAAGTTGATACACCTGCATCATTTCTGGTAAAACATGGCATCTTAATGGAATACAACAAAAATGTAAGAATCTCCGAAATTGCAGGGAAAAACAATGAAGATAGTTTTTCAGCTATAGCAAAAAAAGCTATTCGACTAATGGTTATTAACTACTGCACTTTGAATAGAATAACATACGCAGATAGACAACGTCTGAATAGTCAACTAGGAATTTCTTCAAAAATTACGATTCCAGAACAAACACATGAAGGATAA
- the dinB gene encoding DNA polymerase IV, with translation MLESKHLSKIPDPQTIKPLQTISFAMSRIVAHVDMDYFYAAVEEREDPSLRGKPVVVCMYSGRGEGGSVSTSNYVAREFGIHSGMPCSRARQLNSDAVYLPVRKEFYTEVSDRIMGIIESHADSPDFFEQVSIDEAFIEISEHCNGDFGCAEEIAQQIKQEVLEHEKLTCSVGIGPNKLIAKMASSEQKPDGLTVITPDAVADFLNDKPVGKLWGVGKVTASKLEEMNISSVGELAKYDAVELVSAFGKNRGAWLKASAQGIDESPVNPRGGTDQIGRIATLSRNSSDVGEIMQEIEKLSNDVIERLHERKLSYKQVSITIITSHFKTYSRNKTLNLPSSEKEIIITTARSLFSQFLEENNVEVRRVGVMVSGLQEMSSQTTLSSYF, from the coding sequence ATGCTCGAATCAAAACATCTCTCCAAAATACCAGATCCACAAACGATAAAACCCCTGCAAACCATCTCTTTTGCAATGTCCCGCATCGTTGCTCATGTTGACATGGATTACTTTTACGCAGCCGTTGAGGAGCGGGAAGACCCTTCCCTGCGTGGCAAACCCGTGGTGGTCTGCATGTATTCCGGCAGGGGTGAGGGCGGCTCGGTGAGCACCAGCAACTATGTGGCCCGGGAATTCGGGATACATTCCGGGATGCCCTGCTCGCGTGCCAGGCAACTCAATTCCGATGCTGTTTACCTCCCGGTGCGCAAGGAATTCTACACGGAAGTTTCCGACAGGATTATGGGGATAATCGAAAGCCATGCGGATTCGCCGGATTTTTTTGAGCAGGTAAGCATTGACGAGGCTTTCATTGAGATTTCGGAACACTGCAACGGCGATTTTGGCTGTGCCGAGGAGATTGCACAGCAGATCAAGCAGGAAGTTCTGGAGCATGAAAAACTGACATGTTCTGTGGGTATTGGTCCCAACAAGCTCATTGCCAAAATGGCCTCCTCGGAGCAGAAGCCTGACGGCTTGACTGTTATCACGCCGGATGCAGTTGCTGACTTCCTGAACGATAAACCTGTGGGAAAGTTATGGGGTGTGGGGAAGGTCACCGCTTCAAAGCTTGAGGAAATGAATATCAGCTCCGTTGGTGAGCTGGCAAAATATGATGCTGTGGAACTGGTTTCAGCTTTTGGTAAGAACCGGGGTGCATGGCTTAAGGCTTCGGCGCAGGGCATTGATGAATCCCCGGTGAATCCACGTGGAGGAACGGACCAGATCGGCAGGATTGCAACATTATCCCGCAATTCGTCGGATGTCGGGGAAATCATGCAGGAAATTGAAAAGCTCTCAAACGATGTGATTGAAAGGCTTCATGAGCGTAAACTTTCGTACAAACAGGTTTCAATAACCATCATCACGTCACATTTTAAAACCTATAGCAGGAACAAAACACTAAACCTGCCGTCCTCGGAAAAAGAAATAATCATTACCACCGCACGCTCGCTGTTTTCACAATTTCTTGAAGAAAACAATGTTGAAGTCCGCAGGGTCGGGGTCATGGTCTCAGGTTTGCAGGAAATGTCATCCCAGACAACTCTCTCAAGCTACTTCTGA
- a CDS encoding bifunctional nuclease family protein, with protein sequence MEGCEGICELSVKGVYLVEVTEGVATAIILESKSGNLVPIYVGHLEALSINQAFNNQMAPRPLTHDLLMNILQRNEISVENVIIDEMIDGIFYASITIRKNGVNMEFDARPSDCIAVALRAKIPIYMSEEILEAEAINPERLEGAEVFDTLL encoded by the coding sequence ATGGAGGGATGCGAGGGTATTTGTGAACTCTCTGTAAAGGGAGTTTACCTTGTTGAAGTTACAGAGGGCGTGGCTACGGCAATCATTCTTGAAAGCAAGAGTGGAAACCTCGTTCCTATTTATGTTGGGCATCTGGAAGCCCTCTCAATTAACCAGGCATTCAATAACCAGATGGCTCCCCGCCCCTTAACCCATGATCTCCTGATGAATATCCTCCAGAGAAATGAGATCAGTGTCGAGAACGTCATCATTGACGAAATGATAGACGGAATCTTTTACGCAAGCATCACTATCCGGAAGAACGGAGTGAATATGGAATTTGACGCCCGCCCAAGTGATTGTATTGCAGTTGCCCTCAGGGCGAAGATACCAATCTACATGAGTGAGGAAATTCTGGAGGCGGAAGCAATCAACCCCGAAAGACTCGAAGGTGCGGAAGTCTTTGACACTCTTCTTTAA
- a CDS encoding M23 family metallopeptidase: protein MKDNKCTLFPDHKVCLPEKGESGSFLEDRKDRIHCGIDIYAPAGTEVLAIEEGIVVDIGIMTSPDILSYWNETHYVIVKTASGMFCKYAELGETSVRIQEEVKEGDLIGKVGMVLNPEKIDETAPLYIQDLKNRNPSMLHFELWNKEPCTSPPDYLGGNWFEEGVPDGLLDPGPYITARMQE, encoded by the coding sequence ATGAAAGACAATAAGTGTACCTTGTTTCCGGATCACAAAGTTTGCCTGCCGGAAAAAGGTGAAAGTGGATCTTTTCTTGAAGACCGGAAGGACAGGATACACTGCGGCATTGATATTTACGCTCCGGCAGGGACCGAAGTACTGGCAATTGAAGAGGGCATTGTTGTTGATATCGGAATCATGACCTCTCCAGACATCCTTTCTTACTGGAATGAGACCCATTACGTTATAGTGAAAACTGCGAGCGGCATGTTTTGCAAGTATGCGGAACTTGGGGAGACTTCAGTCAGAATTCAAGAGGAAGTAAAGGAAGGAGATCTCATCGGGAAGGTGGGAATGGTGCTGAATCCTGAAAAAATCGATGAGACTGCCCCCTTATACATACAGGATCTGAAAAACAGAAATCCGAGTATGCTGCATTTTGAATTGTGGAATAAAGAGCCTTGTACATCTCCTCCTGATTATCTTGGAGGCAACTGGTTTGAAGAAGGAGTTCCGGATGGATTACTGGATCCTGGACCTTATATCACTGCCAGGATGCAAGAATAA
- the purF gene encoding amidophosphoribosyltransferase yields the protein MKEECGVVGVLMNEEPQSDTAALQIYYALYALQHRGQESTGITIHDGKSVRSIKGMGLVPEVYSREDIINLKGKVGIGHVRYSTTGDSRIENCQPLIVNYKSGTVAIAHNGNLVNGKELRNRFEAEGRIFITDSDTEVIAHLLVKELLHHDPIEAIKNVMGRLVGSYSLAIMIDDQLIAVRDPLGFKPLCIGRIDGGLVVASESVAIDTLNGELIRDVKPGEVIIFKDGEFESHQIYKNSRSSHCVFEYIYFARPDSIIDGRLVYKVRERIGRELSKEHPVDADVVSPVPDSGITSAIGYSYESGLRYEEGLMKNRYIGRTFILPGQAMRETAVRLKMNTIAQNIKGKKVILIDDSIVRGTTSRKIINMVRKAGASEVHARIGSPPIIAPCYMGIDMATREELIAAGEEIKTVKNTINADSLGYLSIDGLVKAIGIDREELCLGCLTSIYPIEVPGEECHCRQLTMNDF from the coding sequence ATGAAAGAAGAATGTGGTGTCGTGGGCGTTCTGATGAACGAGGAACCCCAGAGCGATACTGCTGCACTTCAGATATATTATGCCCTCTACGCCTTGCAGCACAGGGGGCAGGAATCTACCGGCATAACGATCCATGATGGTAAGAGCGTTCGCTCTATCAAAGGCATGGGTCTTGTTCCTGAAGTCTATTCCAGGGAGGACATAATCAACCTCAAGGGAAAAGTCGGCATCGGTCATGTTCGTTATTCCACAACCGGCGATTCAAGGATTGAGAATTGCCAGCCTTTGATTGTAAACTACAAAAGCGGAACTGTGGCAATTGCCCATAACGGTAACCTCGTAAACGGAAAAGAGCTCAGGAACAGGTTCGAAGCAGAAGGAAGAATCTTCATAACTGACTCCGACACAGAGGTTATAGCCCATCTGCTTGTAAAAGAACTGTTGCATCACGACCCTATTGAGGCCATAAAAAACGTAATGGGAAGACTCGTAGGATCGTATTCACTGGCAATAATGATTGATGACCAGTTAATAGCTGTAAGAGATCCCCTTGGATTTAAGCCGCTATGTATTGGAAGAATCGACGGCGGTCTTGTAGTGGCCTCTGAAAGTGTGGCAATTGATACCCTTAACGGGGAACTCATCCGTGATGTAAAACCCGGCGAAGTTATTATTTTCAAAGACGGGGAGTTTGAAAGCCACCAGATTTACAAAAATTCACGCTCATCCCACTGTGTTTTTGAATATATCTATTTTGCAAGACCTGACTCTATTATCGATGGCAGGCTTGTCTACAAAGTCAGGGAAAGAATCGGAAGGGAGCTTTCAAAAGAACATCCCGTAGATGCTGATGTAGTATCCCCGGTACCCGACTCGGGAATTACTTCAGCAATTGGTTATTCATATGAGTCAGGTCTTCGATATGAAGAAGGGTTGATGAAAAACAGGTATATTGGCAGGACTTTTATCCTCCCCGGACAGGCAATGCGTGAAACCGCAGTTCGTCTTAAGATGAATACGATTGCTCAGAATATCAAAGGCAAAAAAGTAATCCTTATTGACGACAGCATTGTCAGGGGAACAACATCACGCAAAATCATAAACATGGTCCGAAAAGCCGGTGCTTCCGAAGTACATGCAAGAATCGGAAGCCCTCCAATAATTGCACCATGTTACATGGGAATTGACATGGCTACCCGCGAAGAACTTATCGCAGCCGGTGAAGAAATCAAAACCGTCAAAAACACAATCAACGCAGATTCCCTTGGATACCTGAGTATTGATGGCCTTGTTAAGGCAATTGGCATTGATCGTGAAGAGTTGTGTCTTGGCTGTCTTACAAGTATTTATCCCATAGAGGTGCCTGGTGAAGAATGTCACTGCAGGCAGCTTACTATGAACGATTTCTGA
- a CDS encoding 50S ribosomal protein L37e codes for MSKGTPSRGKRQKRTHAKCRRCGSVSLNIHTKQCTSCGFGRTPRMRSYKWQLKCKY; via the coding sequence ATGTCAAAAGGTACTCCCTCAAGGGGAAAGAGACAGAAGCGTACCCATGCTAAATGCAGGCGCTGTGGAAGCGTATCACTTAACATTCACACAAAGCAGTGCACATCCTGTGGATTCGGCAGGACTCCCAGAATGAGAAGTTACAAATGGCAATTGAAGTGCAAATACTAA
- a CDS encoding LSm family protein, whose product MGNRPLDILNNALNASVIVRLKGAREFRGTLQGYDVHMNLVLEEAEELKDGEIVRKIGSVVIRGDNVVYVSP is encoded by the coding sequence ATGGGAAACAGGCCTCTGGACATATTAAACAACGCATTGAATGCATCCGTCATCGTCAGACTCAAAGGAGCCAGGGAATTCCGCGGAACACTACAGGGTTACGACGTACACATGAATCTTGTACTTGAAGAAGCTGAAGAACTCAAAGATGGGGAAATCGTTCGTAAGATAGGTAGTGTAGTCATAAGAGGAGACAATGTTGTCTACGTGTCTCCGTAA
- the thiD gene encoding bifunctional hydroxymethylpyrimidine kinase/phosphomethylpyrimidine kinase: protein MVGSKVLLTIAGSDSGGGAGIEADIRTFAALGYHPSCAITSVTSQNTTGVLDTFDIPVSHITSQIDAVCTDMRVRWAKTGMLSNNEIVESVAETIKRQGLKVVADPVMVAESGGKLLKEDAVDVMRDILLPECLVTTPNIMEAEALSGVSIKSWKEGKKAARRIADCGINNVIITGGHLDASDLVYEAESDRFTTIPGRFVKGGTHGSGCTYSSALLAYLARDLDMAEAARCAKRFVENAISGSPHVGSGKSPVDPLASLRTSAHRYNALKEVMNASEMLVSENSFTKLIPEVGTNIAMAIPGASTVSDVAGITGRIVRSGNKPEMAGYVDFEASSHVARIILAAMEQDPRFRAAMNIKYCREVLTVCSQMGLGVSSFDREEEPEETHTMDWGVSYSIEKYGRVPEIIYDEGGIGKEPMIRILGRDATAVASIALEIAGRLK, encoded by the coding sequence ATGGTTGGATCAAAGGTTTTACTGACAATTGCAGGCTCGGATTCCGGCGGGGGTGCGGGCATTGAAGCGGACATAAGGACATTTGCAGCTCTGGGGTATCACCCTTCGTGCGCAATCACTTCAGTCACTTCCCAGAACACTACAGGTGTACTGGACACATTTGACATTCCGGTCTCTCACATTACTTCGCAAATAGATGCAGTATGCACTGATATGCGCGTCAGGTGGGCAAAAACTGGCATGCTTTCGAACAATGAAATCGTAGAATCAGTTGCAGAAACCATAAAAAGACAAGGGTTGAAAGTTGTGGCAGATCCGGTTATGGTTGCCGAATCTGGTGGTAAACTTCTCAAAGAAGACGCAGTTGACGTAATGCGTGACATCCTGCTTCCGGAATGTCTGGTTACAACTCCAAATATAATGGAAGCAGAAGCACTTTCCGGTGTTTCCATAAAATCATGGAAAGAAGGGAAAAAAGCTGCCCGCAGGATTGCAGATTGTGGAATCAATAATGTAATAATAACAGGTGGCCATCTTGATGCCTCCGATCTGGTTTATGAGGCTGAGAGTGATCGCTTTACTACGATTCCCGGCAGATTTGTAAAAGGTGGAACCCATGGTTCCGGATGTACTTATTCCTCTGCACTGCTTGCATATCTTGCAAGGGATCTGGATATGGCGGAAGCCGCAAGATGCGCAAAGCGTTTTGTCGAAAATGCAATTTCCGGAAGTCCACATGTTGGCAGTGGCAAATCCCCGGTAGATCCTCTGGCATCCCTCAGGACTTCTGCACATCGCTACAATGCGCTAAAGGAAGTCATGAATGCTTCAGAAATGCTGGTTTCAGAAAACTCTTTTACAAAACTGATTCCGGAAGTTGGTACCAATATTGCCATGGCTATTCCAGGCGCCTCGACTGTTTCTGATGTTGCGGGTATTACGGGTCGCATAGTGCGCTCAGGCAACAAACCGGAAATGGCCGGTTATGTGGATTTCGAAGCAAGCAGCCATGTGGCACGAATAATCCTTGCTGCAATGGAGCAGGATCCACGCTTCCGGGCGGCTATGAATATCAAGTATTGTAGGGAAGTCCTGACAGTGTGTAGCCAGATGGGGCTTGGAGTATCTTCCTTTGATAGGGAAGAAGAACCCGAAGAAACCCATACCATGGATTGGGGTGTATCCTATTCCATTGAAAAATACGGGCGTGTTCCCGAAATAATCTATGACGAGGGAGGTATTGGGAAAGAACCTATGATCCGTATCCTCGGCAGGGATGCAACAGCTGTAGCTTCCATTGCGCTGGAGATTGCGGGCAGGCTCAAGTAA
- a CDS encoding mechanosensitive ion channel family protein, translated as MFVLFALPISGESKQVIISAIGIVVGATVALSSTTFVSNGMSGIMLRLAHPFSVGDYIRSGDVFGRVSRTNLLYTEIQSIDRDIVTIPNLKLMSTPLTTILSSGTIISTNVSLGYDIPHESIEQALLDAAKKAGLEDPFVHVLELGDFSVTYKVGGLLKNIASLLTDKSNFNRLILDSLHESQIEIVSPTFMNQRVLSEERLFVPPVMKEIEIHTPEEDYMIKKSPEDVIFDLATEAEVIDKAQKLVLDFGDQIKDLEEKLSGLPEDILLEKKQEIEILKKKEKDIEKMLDAIKETSHPEKLTKSEGIIRLKALEHLRSIVESVNSEFTILCDDVGKLCLLEESDESDSDNEADSKRLE; from the coding sequence TTGTTTGTACTGTTTGCTCTCCCGATATCAGGTGAATCAAAGCAGGTTATTATCAGTGCAATTGGTATTGTGGTAGGTGCCACCGTAGCTCTTTCTTCAACAACATTTGTATCCAATGGTATGTCAGGTATTATGCTAAGGCTTGCTCATCCTTTCAGTGTGGGTGACTACATACGCAGTGGTGATGTCTTTGGAAGGGTTTCAAGGACAAACCTCCTTTATACAGAGATACAATCCATAGACAGGGATATAGTAACAATACCTAACCTGAAACTTATGTCAACCCCTCTTACAACGATATTGTCTTCCGGTACTATTATTTCCACCAATGTTTCACTTGGATATGATATACCTCACGAGAGCATAGAGCAAGCTCTTCTCGATGCAGCTAAAAAGGCTGGATTAGAAGACCCTTTTGTCCATGTTCTCGAGCTAGGTGATTTTTCTGTAACCTATAAGGTAGGAGGATTGCTGAAGAACATAGCTTCCCTTCTCACGGACAAATCAAACTTCAACCGGTTAATTCTGGACAGTCTTCATGAATCACAGATTGAGATCGTGTCTCCCACATTTATGAATCAAAGGGTTCTTTCGGAGGAACGCCTTTTTGTCCCCCCTGTCATGAAAGAAATTGAGATCCATACTCCGGAAGAGGACTACATGATTAAGAAAAGTCCTGAAGATGTTATCTTCGATCTTGCGACAGAGGCCGAAGTTATAGACAAAGCCCAGAAACTGGTATTGGATTTTGGGGATCAGATCAAAGATCTGGAGGAAAAATTATCCGGTCTGCCGGAAGATATCCTTCTTGAGAAAAAACAGGAAATTGAAATTCTGAAAAAGAAAGAAAAAGATATTGAAAAAATGCTTGATGCTATCAAGGAGACGTCTCATCCTGAAAAGTTAACCAAGTCTGAGGGAATAATACGCTTAAAAGCACTTGAACATTTGAGGTCGATTGTAGAGTCGGTAAATTCTGAATTCACAATTCTGTGTGATGATGTTGGCAAATTATGTCTTCTTGAGGAGTCTGACGAGTCAGATTCGGACAATGAGGCAGATTCAAAGCGACTTGAGTGA